Part of the Mastacembelus armatus chromosome 6, fMasArm1.2, whole genome shotgun sequence genome, CACTCTGCAGAACGTCGCAGTGTGTGGACAATTATATCCTGGTCACAGGATGCCAACCTCTGCACCAGCCACACTGATTGAAGATGGTATCAGTAATTATTGTCactgattagatttttttgcgttcatttaacattatgtgtgtgtgtacatgttacCCTCTTCTGCCAGGTCGGTGATGTGTGTTTCCATGTCACTGATGCTGTTACCATCTATGTAACTCCATAGTTGGAATAGAGTCACCATCATTCTGTCTCTGTTACTGCCTCGCCGTGGTAATCTCTGATCCAGCACCCGCTCCAGCAGACACAAGAACACTGAACAAGCATAGACACGTTAACATTGCACACAAACTAACATGTACTACAGACACAGAAGTTTCTGTACCTGTGTTGGCAATGCTGTTGGCCCTCTCAGGCAGTATGGTGGAGTAGGTTGTAGACAGTGTAGTCAAGAAGCTCTCAGCAGAGACGCTGTAGACACTGCCCTGTCCCACACACTGTTGCCATAATGACACAGCCCCCAAGCACGGGCCCAGGTCTGGTATCACTGTGATAAAGAGAAGGTATGACAAAGTATTTTTGATTCAGCTGAACTTTAAGGTATTTCTTCAGTTCCCTCTTAACCTAGTGTGagaaaattgttgttttttaacttaaagACCTCCTATTAGTTTTTTCTGAACAAAAGATGCAATTGAAAGATTAAACGTTTAAGCAAACTTTGCAAAACATTTGCTAAGATTTCGTTTTTTATCCCTTTCATTATAAATAAGAACAGCTCACTCAAAATCACCAAAGGCCTTGATGCAACCTAAAATTATCAATGTCTCTCACATAAGGTATAGCCACACAAGCCACACCCATTTGGTGACAGATTCAAGTGTATTTGTATGACAAACTTTAGTAAATATCCTTAGATTTATTAGTAATCCCATGTTTACATGTAATTTTTCTAGACAGTTTGATCCTCTAAAAATTGGATTAAAAGTGGTCAAGAGTCTGGTTCACAATTGATATTTCATAATATTAATCTTCTCACTTTATTTATTCTTGAAAGTCAGCATGATTACCTATTTTACCTTGAGGAAAATCTACATAATGatgcacataaaaaataaagattttcttttgtCAAATAACACATGTAAATGATTTTGAACATATGTTCTAAGtagtttaattttttgtttatcAGCTATGTGTGAGATTTTGTTGTATGTATTTTGATCTGTCTGAATGCTGCATTACTAAATATTACAGTCTGttattaatgattaatgattaTTAATTATCAGTTATAGTTAGCATGTTTCAGCTTATTAAATCGCAAGCAGCATGCACTGTGTATTTTAGCAATAAACTACACTGCCTTTTTCATCAAGCAAACCTATGAATTTGATCTCTAGGTGGTTCATCTATCACAGAACACAGGACAACATTTCAGCAATCTTATCATTTGTAGTCAACCATCACTGGACACACCAAGGAATAGGCAAAGGAATAAATGGAAAAGCAATCATGTTTCAATTTGATATTCGATTTCCATTTGCTGACAATGGACGGATGTGACCATTGTGACTGGCTGCATGTAAGGTGCAGAAGGACAGACAGATGTATAATTTGTAGATATTACTGTACCTTCAGCAGGCTGTCTGGGTCGTCTTGGGTTGTTCTTAATGAGGCCTCGGATGATTTTGAACACTTGACCCTCTCTCTGCAGTTTGTCTAAGGCATACATCTCTCTACACCGCAGAGGACCAAACATACCTAGATGCTACAGGCATAATGTTGTATATCACTTATATATCACCAAACAAGTACCACCATGTATAGTCAAATGCAGAATAACAGACTTGGAACAAAATTAAATCATTCCAACCAAACACTAATTTGGCCCCCTGTGGTGTACATTTCATCTCCTATTTATCTCTGTGGGCTGTGCATGCCGAAGACAGAATTGTATAGCAAACATCTCTGCTAAGATGAAACTTTAAAGACTGAATTCAAGGTAAAAATGTAACATAATCATGTGCATTACAATAGCTGGAGACTCTGATTTGAGTGTGGGAAATGATAGTGATAGTTTTACGGCCCTCTTACCAACAGCTGTGCACTGCAGTTTTGCAGGTGTACCACCAAGGAACAATCTAGAGTGGTGCAGCCTGAGGTGAGGGGGGAGGCAGGGATGGAAGGGCTGTCCCAGCCTCTGGCCTGTAGAGACCTACCCATATACAAGGAATTTCAAAGACATATACTGGGTTTTGAGGGGCTTCTATCAACAATGTTAGTCAATTAGTTCTTCCCTTAATGGTAAATGCTAAATACAGATACACAGTTTAAAAGGCAACATAACTGGCAACATATAATCAATAAACAAAGAACATgcaatatatactgtacatgtttgttcataaagtacaaaaaagaaaacattattacaCACACTAAAAAGGAATAGTTGTGTCTACTACTGCTAGACCATGCAGTCTGTAGCTTAGTCCTGAGAGCAGAAACTATGTTTAAGATCTGGTAAATAAGTAAGGCAGTTAGTTGGCCCACCACTTTGGTGGGATCAGTATCAGTGTCTGCAACAGTTAAGATTTTGTGTTAACAAGCAAATAGCATGTTAAAGTACCGTATAGGCCAAAGTCGCACAGCAgtataagttgcttttagcaaaaacagcctagttgaacagaaaaaacatgtaaGACGCTTCTGTGTATAATTCGCATTTAAATGCAAAGTTTTGTCTAAATTAGCCTAAACGTAGGCACAAGTGCATTACAGAATTCATTAAGTAACGCTACACAACTCTGCCAACATCGGGGTAGATCTGAAGACAAAAGTTCCTGCTGTGTTTGAGATCTGGGAAGGCTAAGCAGTTAGTTCTCCCACCACTTTGTAATGGATATTTATCATCCctcaaacaacattttcttttgccaCCATAAGgttgacattttttaattatttgaatgGTTGTCTGCTTCTGATTTTCAGCCCTTTACTGATAGAGCATGTATCAGCCTGGCCTTACTTACACATTATTAATACAGCTTCTTAGTTGATGTCaatataaaactaaactaaatctTCTAATacactaaattaaaatcaacaaaatacCTCAAAGGATAATGAACTAGGCTACATATGTTTCTACCTATTGGCATTATGTGCAGTTTGTGCATCATGTTGTTCTACATAATGATTCCAAGCAAGTTCAACAGGATATCAGCTAGTTTCTACATTTAGAAtctataaaaagagaaaaacaatggGATAAATGCAATGCTTAGATTCCACATCAACTGATAAGCTGTGATATGATAATATAAACAAGGTGTTATTTGGATGACGTtataaaaagcaaatatatttttcccaGCTGTTCACAGCAATTTATTATGTAACAgctccactagatggcagcaaaATATTACACTAGATACTACTTTAGGGTTTCtttcaacaacaggaagtaGATGTTTCTGCATGTTACTATAACAAAGAGCAGTAAGGACAATTTACTTGATACTGGAATATGCCTTAAGTTATTCCTGTGTGTGTAACATATTCTACCAATTAAGTTAAggtcattacatttatttttttgaaggATCAATAGTACTTGATTTGATATAACCTGTGCAAAGTTTGTTCCCCTGAGAATTTCTTATGTGATATGTTAGTACTAACCTGCCATTTCTACTCCTCTTGTCacccttttcctcctcttcgtcCTCCCAATCAGATGTGTTGAGGAAATCAAAGCTGCCCAGAGCGGTTTCCTCTGTGAGGCTAACCACACTGGGTGAATGGCTGTGTCTGCcaccctacacacacatacaaatacacaaacacacacacagatccataGTCATACCACAGGCCCACAGTCAGTTCTTAGGATGCATGCACACAAGTATAGATAAGTATGACTGTGTACACACAGTGGATAATGAACAGAACTTATACTGAGCATGCACAGACTCATACTCAGTCACACaataggaaaacacacagccagagtCTGTGACTACACAAACCTGGTACCACCTTTAAATCAAACACTGATAACACAGCATCACTGACAAAGTGTATATCTGaacaatgtgtgtatttgagtgttTACATCTATGTGTATATGTGAAGGCACGTGTGTTTAAGGTACACAAACATAATAACTAAAAATATGCAATGTGGAATGTCGTTATAGcataaagtataaaaatatataaggatatatacatacatatagtgTATTAATGGTAATTTTGCAATCACACTTAAGAGATATAGAGTGGAACTGTTATCCTTGTATATATGTTGTAAAGCATGTAGTGAATTACTGTATATGTAGCAAATTGTCAAAGAAAGTGGGAAAATACAGCAGTGTTCTTGTATTTTCATTAAATTACTCTCTGCTTGAGTAAAAATGCTTTAAAGATGCACTAAATCAGTGAGTGTTTATGTTTTGATATACCGTAACTGATATCAACTTAAAGGTCTAGTAGAGCAAGTTAAGTAGGGATAATGCTTCGAATGCTGAGCAGGCCGAAGCAttcaaatgaaagcagcagagcCCAAGAAAATACAATGCATATATCACACAGGGTAAAGCTGTTGGCAATTTAAATACAGTGGGAATTAAAAGCAGCTGTAAATGTATATAAAGAAAGTTTTAAGGTACTGGAGGTTAGGGTTATAGAATGGATTGCCTTTTACAGGCTGCACAGCAGACTTATGACAGCATGGGCTGACCCCCactgcagatttttttccttttggctaGAAGACTGTCCACAACAACCTTATATTAcaccaagaaaaaaaagctgcatcACAGCAGATCAAGATTAGTGGCCAGggctttttgcattttgtgcttttttaacaCTAGTTTGCACAGAGATGCAGAGGTAAGAGAGAGAGGGTACAACAAGCAAGATCCCCAGCTTGAATTTAACCATGGATATTACAGTTATGTGACATGCCTTTGCAGTACAAAGAGGAGAATAACCCACAGCATATGGGCAACTGTTTGGATTTGATTGGTGCACTAGAGTTGCTGAAATGGACATCTGGTTAGAGAAGATGGGAAATGTAATTTATCATTATGGTGAGGAAAGGTTTGAGGTTTGTGACAGTTAGAAAAGGCAACATTGGAGGTAGTAAAATCAACGTGGTAGCAGGAGATAGGCTTGCTTGAGAACCAAGACAATTTAGAAAGTAAATGATGAAGATTATAGATAGTGAGAGGGGGAATTGATGTGCAAAATAACTTCGGATTTAGGATGGCAATGTTAAAGACAACACAAGTCTTAGgaaaaacacatggaaaaaggCACAAGTAGGTTTTTATAAAAATTGCTATAAATTTCCCAAGGCAGTATTTACTATGGAAGAGAAGTGggacttttaaaaatgactaaatggGAACTAGAGACAAACTTAAAAAGCTGGATACAGATGAAGATAAGGGCAGAAAGTCTAGTTTATATCTATGCCCCCTATTAAGACCACAGACCATCTGATGCTTGTTAAAGCCACTTGTTAAAGTTAGTATTAGCTCTGGGCCTAATGGTGTGCTCTACAGGCTGCATAAAATGCTCCCAATTTGATGTAGATTTTTTGGAGGTTTGTTATAGTGGCATGGAGGAAGCAGCTTATTACTAGGGTTTAGAGAAAGATGGGAGATGTTGCTCCCCTCCCTGAGCTGCTACGTTATcatggtggaggggtttgagtgcctgAACGATTCTTAGGAGCTACTGTACATTGTtgggggctatatgcccctagTAGGGTCTcacaaggcaaacaggtcctaggtgacggactAGACTAAGAGTGGTTCAATTGCCCCTAATGAAGAGGACAACAACAAGGACCGTGACATTGACCGGTATGGCCGGATCCCCACCCTtgagccaggcctggggttggggctcCAAGGCAAGTGCCTAGTGGCCAGGTCTCCCCCATGGTGCCCAGCTGGGCAAATCCCGAAATGAGGACGTGGGGCCTGTGGGtccaccacccgcaggaggatccataagggaaCGGTGCAATGTGGATCGGGCAGTAGTTGAAGGCGGGGGCCTCGACGACCCAATCCCTGGACTCTGAAACTGGGTCTAGGGACATAGAGCAAGactatgtctctctctcacagccAAAGAGGTAGGAGGGAATATTTTAATGTCATCCAAAAATGTTTCACAActgcaaaaatgtttcaaaactgCAGTTTACTGCAGCATGGCAGCAGTTGCAAACAGGCATGATGCTCAGTTTCCCATGGCAATGAGGGTATTATCAGGGCATCTCAATGGCTCATAGCAGAGTCAGGGCAGTGCTTACCACCCATAAGGGTGTGCATGGATGATATGCACCAGATACCAAAAGCTGTATCCAAAGTCTACTGGATAAgtttaacaaatatttaaaatgggCAAGGATGAAGGTTAAGCCAGAGCAAGGAGTACTTCTATTATAAAGGGcatgcttttaaataaaaggtTTTGTATATATGAATGGGCAATTCCTACAGTGTTAGAGAAGCCAGTTAAAAGTTTAGATCGGTGGTATACTATAACTCTTAGTAATAAAAGGCAAATCCAGGACCTGAGGTACTAGGTAGTGGATGACACTAAGTATATAAACTGTGGTGCCTGCCGTTTGGTCAGCTGCCCTGACTGTTGTGGCCACTGACAGTAGGAGAGTGGGGGTCAATCTTTCAACCAGTCATAATTACTCATGCTTCAAGGTAGGTTAACATCTACAGCAGGGCCCAGTGATATACTGAATATATCACTGAATTAAACCTAACTTTCTAACCTAATCAAGCTGTTTTGATTAGAAATGTTGTCTCTGCACTTTGTTACATTTTGCACATAGATCCAATGCTGTAGCTGTTACAGGGGATTGCTACTAAACAGAGTTTTGTTGTATCTCATtgcacaatgacaataaagcttcttcTTGATGATAACTTTAACTTCTACTTGAATACTGTGTTTTTACAAAGTAATAGTACTTTTACTGTTCCTATTTTAATCTactccattcatttttttcatttcccacCTTCCCACCTTCCTCCTCACCTTCAGTGTAACCTGCAGCAGCTTAAGCTCCTGTTCCAGCAGTTGTAACTCAGGGAACTGTCCTCTGTAATCACCCAGAGAGGAAACTAAAGCTCTCAGAGCATCCTCCAAGCCGCGGTCCACTGGACCATCATCCTCTCTGGGCAGACCACCTGCAATCGAATCTGAAATCTCCTCCACCACAGGCACCCGCTGGGCTATGTACATTACATCCCCactttctgatgcagcagtacTGGAAGAGGAGCATGTGGGCACAGAGCTCAATGCATCATGTTTCTTCCTTGCTTGGTTTTGATCTGTGAAatcttgtgtgttttctttgatgaCATTGAGCCTCTTTGGTGACATGTCAGTGTCTGTGGCAGTAGAGCTGGGTGGCTCAGGAGTTCTGCTGGGCATCTCCATTACAATATCATTGATAGAGATCCCAGAGGCCAAAGACATCACCTCCCCTGATTCACCAATTGATCTGTCTGTCAGTACAGTGCCATCAGTACTGCTTTCACTAATGTGGCTCAGAGAGCGCAAGTAGCTGTGTGAGATGTGGTTGTTGTTCGCCACTCCATCGTCTGTTGCTATAGGAGACTGTTTCCCTGAGTCATCCTTTTCACTGTCAGATTTTGTCATCACAGTAATTGTCCCATTCTCCTCTTCCCTGTAAATCAATTCATATATTATTCATTCTAATCATTAAAAGAGCACACAATATAGCAAACATTCAAATTCATTCCTGTAACAAGTCAACCATATTCAAGAAATATGATTTGGAAAAATGTTAATATGTCAGAATGTACAGtagtattaaaataaaatctccCAAAAAACTCATAAATGAGTGCTACCTATTGCTCTTTGCATGGTGTTTGGGTATACTGGGAACCTCACTGCCAGAGTTGACTTTGTAGGTGGAGTTTGAAGTTGAAAAGAACGAGTCTCTGAGACAAAATGAGATGTTAGGCTGTGGGGAGGTACTTCCTGTTACAGCTGGCTGAATCTCTGGTGTCACCACTACTGCCTAAAAAAGGAAATAGAAATGGACATACTGAGTCACAGccaaacacaaaccatgaacaaTATACGATCATAGGCACACCACGAGTCAGCCAAAGTCAAAGGAATTAAGGGGATTGTTAGTTTAATAAAAGGTACTAGCATTTATGGAATATAGGTGCATTTCAGTTCAGGGGCCGCATCCTTGAAAGGCTAACTATGGTCTAACTGCAGCTGTGAAGGTTGCAAGGCAAGAGCTACAAACAGCTACAAAGGTCAGATGTTTATAGACTGCCTTTGTTCTCCAAAGGATGTGGCCCCTGAACTAAGACACATCTTAGAGTTCAATTGCTccaaatgtaataattaaatctaaataaacAACAGTGATTCAAATTTAATGAAGTCATATTTTATAGTCTGTACACTCTGCATAAAtagtttgttttggttttacaactatccctgcccttccagtttctgattggctgaacacacctggcccagataatcagcagtgggtaggacagggatatctggaaaacaagcaggacagtagctctcgaggaccagggttggagactACTGGCTTAAAGCCTACTGAGCAACAGTCCCCTGACTGTGAAACATGATTGTTTGTGCTTTTAAGCTGGAAGGTGTCAACGCTGGATAAAACCTTATTTCTTAAAGGTGAAAGAACAattttataaacacacaaaatacaagGTATAGTTCAGTTACTAAACCAGCCTTCAGGGGCATCCAGAAGTAAGCAGGTAGAAATTATATATCCAAAGTGTTTCTTCTACTATCTTACAAACCAATTCTCAACAAATCATACAGtaataaacagaaaagtgtTAGACAGAATGATAATATTACAATCACAAGGTCACATGCCTAACGCCCAATGTCACTGGGACTGACTCCAAGCCCCCCAACCCCTGGTGACCCTGGGAGGACTAGAGATAGTTGTTGGATGGGTGGATGTCTGTTGTGTGTTACCTTATGCTGTGTAGAATTGTGTAACCCTCCTACAGACAGCTGAGGACTAGAAGAATCATCAGAAGATTCAGAAGAATTAGACCATGCTGTTCCATTTTCTAACTCTTCATGACGACGGAGCATGTTCTGAAAGAGTTCAGCAATTATTAAAAGGTTGGACAGATAAAAAAGCAGTTGGATGTGGTGAAAATACAGAAGTTTGGTGAACATTTAGATGTGTAatgcactacacacacacacacacacacacacacaattgcacATTTTGCACACCCCTCAAGTGTGTGCTTCTTCCCTTTTGCTGATCAGTCATGTACCGTAAGCATTTAGAGAAATTTACTGAGTCTGCATACTTCAGATTAAACAGTTTGGGAAGCTTAGATACACATTTAATTATCTTAATTATCTCCAATGGATGAAACAAGCAATGTTCAGCTCTGCTTTGTTCTCTGTTATTCTGCTTCAGTGAACAGGTTTGCAGAATGCTGAGCGCAGTGCCCAAGAACAAGCAATTGGAAACCGATATGTCAATAATGGTTACTGAGGCAAACAAGGCAAAGTGGACACACTCTAAAATGCATATTGTTAGGTTTTTGAAAATGTTCCAGTGTAATGTATTGTAATGTATGTAATCTAATGTATAAGAATAATTTTGTAAGCACATcaatctatctatttatctatctattgATAGATGCGTGTAGGTGCATCTATAGATCCATCTGTCTATCATAAATGTGCAGTCTGTCTGTCAGTTTAGCAGAATATCAAAGATCAAAGCATTATCTACCAAAAATCTGGAAATCCCTTGTATTTCGTCTCACATGAATTACTGTTATTTGATTTAACTTTTTGCTGTAAAAAAGTCTTGTTAAACATGAATTCAAAATGCAGCTGTCAGGATTTTAACAGGTGTCAACAAACAAGAGCACATCAGACCCATTTTAACATCTTTGCACTATTTAGTTTTACTACTCCTTAAAACATTAATCTCAATGCAACAGCCCATTTCCCTGAAGTCCACAAATACAGATATTCTGGCTGTTTCTAAGActagactaaaaaaaaaaggaatttgcATGTAAGAGCTGACTGTGGAACAAAAACCTTGAAGAAATTAGGTTGGTAGACTCTATATTGTCTTATCTAAAATCATCTTAGTTTTAGCAGGTAGTGGGTTTGTAAAATTTGACCTGTGGTTCAACTGGAGGTTTACACCTTTGATCATTCAACTGCTGATGCTTCTTGACAGACTACTCGACAGACTTTTTTTAGTTCCTAGATCTCTGTTTGTAATAAACTACAATTATCCATTAATATTTCCTTGAGGTTTTCCTCCATCACAACTGATGACAGTAGACGTTTCTTCATATCATCTATAGTCTCATAGGTTTAACAGTTATACATTACATCACGGGTCATCATAATGAGCTACAGGTACATGGTTCACCAAAGTTCATCATCATAAATATACACCAATAGTGTCTAGGCTCTGTCAGTAGGTTGTAATTCCTCTATAGCCCAGTGGAGAGTTATATGTGTGGAGATCTTCAGTGCAGGCACAGATTTCTGGTTCCTGCTTTAAAATGGGCACCAACAATCACACATTCCTCATGGCTATGTGAAGCAATGAGCAAACAAACGCTTCTAGGCTCCTAATGTTCTACGCTATATAATttatgactgtaaatataccaGTGGACTCtgtgtttctacattttctgGGGTTTCTATTCCATTATAACTTACTGCAGTGGGATGTCTTGTTGATGACTCACTACAGGAACAGCTCTGACTAACTGTGTCTCTGAAGATGTCCAGCAGCAGCCGGTGCTGCCGCCTCATCAGATTCTGAGGCAGAGACTGCAAGTCAGAGTGGCAGCAGATGGATAAGGCGCAGTGGAATGGTTAGGGACCAGTCGTTGTTGGCTAAACTCAACTTTGTCTGTTCTCCATGAGTATACAACAATTATAATTGTTTGCGTCTCCCATTGTGTTCATTCAACCTCTTTTATCAGAAATTTACAAAATTCTGCTAATAGGCCAAAAACTACTTGTATGCAATTCTTTGCCATGTTGAGAATGTTCAAAAGAGGTCTGGtcattttgctgttgtttgtaCCTTTCTCATTTGGGTGTTTTATACATTATAATACTCAAATATAGTGGTAGTGAATATGAGCACAAAATACCAGCAGTCAAACATTCCTCTATCACAGTAGGCATCAGCTGTTAGTATTGGCATCAGTCAAACATCAGAACAGACATAAAAGAGAAACAACCAGAGAATGGAATAACTCACATAGAAGGCTTGTTCACGTAAAGATGGTGTGTCAGGTGGACTCTGGTTAAAGATTGTTGAGAATCTCTTGTTGACAGTTGGAGCTTTGTTGACAGTGCTTGCCACTGATCCCTGGTCATCTTTATCAAATGGACTGccaggagaagaaaaaaatagtaGAAGCagaagacaacaacaaaaattacaataattaaataaacatcCCTTATAATGTTTGAgcatttttaataacattttactgATTAAAAGTACAGCACTTACAAAGctcaaaattaattttaatacaCAAATGGAATGGCTGGGAAAACTTACTTCCAAGTAACTTCAAGGCTCAGCTTAATAGTCCCAAGGTCATTAATATCCACAGCAACCATTTGGGGTAGTGCAGCAAATAGGTCCTTAGTCTCACAGGAAACACTTCCAACAACCACGTGATTGGCTAAGCTCTTCAGTTCTGTCACCTAAAAGGCCACAGAAATATAGTGTGGTCAAGCTATTGTTGTCCTGTGCCTTACACAAGTCAGCTGTTGTCATTCAGGTGAGACATGAGCACTGGCAGATTACATCAGTTattgtaattataataattaccCCACTGGAAAAATTGAATTGGTGACAATTGCACACACTGGGCAGGCTACTACAAAGTGCTGAATACTGATGGTCATGTTAGGTTTTAATAAGGAAATGTGTTCTAGGTGCTCCAGAGTAAAAGGCTAGCAACAAGACATGCCACCACTGCAGGACCTGGGACCGACTCTTCTGAGGAATAAAAAGGCAACCCTGAGGGCATTGACTAGGCATGGCCGCAACCTACTGTACTTTCTAGAACTAAGAAATGGGGGACCAGAATTGAGTGAAAAGAGGGACCTAGCCTGATCTATAATAAAGTATTCTTTATTTAACAGACAGCATATACTCAAGGTTATGAGGATCAGTCCACACAACAAAAGCATGTTCTGCCCCCTCCAGCCATTGACGCTATTTTTCCAAGGTAAGCTTGACAGCCAGCAGTTTCTTTCAAAGGTTACTAAGACTAAGTTAAAACTAGGTTAATTTTAAAGTCATAGATTTTGGAGCAAAGTGGAACTAATTATAGTGTCCGCGAGAGGGGTAGTAATTTAGTGATGCACATAAAGGTCAAAGTGGGAGGAAGGTGCAAATTTATAGAAAAAGTTATAGAAGTATGAAACATACCCAACCCAGTCTTGGATATTTcaagaagaaaatgaaggtaaatgagaAAGGTAGAACACTAAAGTGTTTTTCCTGTCGTTTCCACTTCCAAGTTGAAAAACCTAGTGTATCTACTCTCCTACTGGCACTTCATAATCACTTCTCTGGCAGAAGATGGAGAGTGAAGGTGCTTCACCACTTGCTGTATGTTTGTCCTGTAAATAAAAGGCCTTTTGCACTACACACTTGGGTCTTGCCTCAATCTTAATTACACTCAATGTGGCAAAGAAAATATAACCCCAGTGCAATTCCAATGTTGTTGCTAAAAACACCCCTGCACACTCCTTTGTCATGCATCCACTTTTAagacaacaggacagagactaggCAGCACTGACAGGCTGGGCATTTGCCAACCTTGGCATTATTTGCAGTGAGCAAGAGCAAAGTTTGATTTATTGTAGTTGAAATCAGTTGTAACACTTTTGCAAGCCAGCACATTCCCTATTAATAATAACATGATATTTTAATGACCTTGGTTTCCGTGGAGACAGcatgtgttgtttcttttaatgGAGCAATAGTATTCTTCAAAACAGCTGTCTCAGAACTACTTAGTTTCTGTCCAAATCTTTTCCTAAGCTGAATGTTAGCAGAATATATCTCTTCCCACAACATTCCTGCATGAAGTGCATACAATCTGAACACTATCTCCTGGTATCTCCTAAGAAGTTAAGAAACCTTTGGAGCTCTCCTACAACAAGAAGTAATTAAAAACTGGCTAAAGACACAGGGAGAGACTGACCTTCACAGAGAGGAACTCACTGATGAGGGGCAGAAATACCATCTCTTCAGTGTCCCACACCTGTTTAGCATTGATCTCTATTCGCCCTCGAAGCTTCCACCTCTGCCGACCATACTTCATGAAGatctgaacaaacacacacacacaattgcacTCATACAACTGATTTTTGTAACgttttatatttcaaaagaGCATTTTACTgaattttggtttattttacaAAGTAATGTACTTGAAAGAGGTGTGGAATTCGATACACACAATGCT contains:
- the ripor1 gene encoding rho family-interacting cell polarization regulator 1 isoform X2; amino-acid sequence: MYSGYGGNPSRALSTMSLSVRPVRRLTSRPISRSQSFTGVNTYDKHYRNLSVLSTAGLSRKPNRASRMFTMSTKSNPPLKIPQPERLDQVYEALKKGLQSYLHVHQMDLDSLSRQMKESKRNSRLGFLYELDKQVKVTERYMRRLEFHLSKIDELYEAYCLQRRLRDGANKMVKAYTSSTGSKEARESLAEANKGYKEYTENMCVLESDLENQLGEFHIKMKGLAGFARLCAGDQYEIFMKYGRQRWKLRGRIEINAKQVWDTEEMVFLPLISEFLSVKVTELKSLANHVVVGSVSCETKDLFAALPQMVAVDINDLGTIKLSLEVTWNPFDKDDQGSVASTVNKAPTVNKRFSTIFNQSPPDTPSLREQAFYNMLRRHEELENGTAWSNSSESSDDSSSPQLSVGGLHNSTQHKAVVVTPEIQPAVTGSTSPQPNISFCLRDSFFSTSNSTYKVNSGSEVPSIPKHHAKSNREEENGTITVMTKSDSEKDDSGKQSPIATDDGVANNNHISHSYLRSLSHISESSTDGTVLTDRSIGESGEVMSLASGISINDIVMEMPSRTPEPPSSTATDTDMSPKRLNVIKENTQDFTDQNQARKKHDALSSVPTCSSSSTAASESGDVMYIAQRVPVVEEISDSIAGGLPREDDGPVDRGLEDALRALVSSLGDYRGQFPELQLLEQELKLLQVTLKGGRHSHSPSVVSLTEETALGSFDFLNTSDWEDEEEEKGDKRSRNGRSLQARGWDSPSIPASPLTSGCTTLDCSLVVHLQNCSAQLLHLGMFGPLRCREMYALDKLQREGQVFKIIRGLIKNNPRRPRQPAEVIPDLGPCLGAVSLWQQCVGQGSVYSVSAESFLTTLSTTYSTILPERANSIANTVFLCLLERVLDQRLPRRGSNRDRMMVTLFQLWSYIDGNSISDMETHITDLAEEVWLVQRLASCDQDIIVHTLRRSAECSLSREGLHTVAKLLKDPRGKVSASASSALRCLAAQPRQREQALVSCLELLEDENVDTRVCGCKALACLKAKESIDQLVYLCRTDKEEVRDAAKQALLVLGEEGKMAHRHVETSLDSIPRLFAPGSMASTAF
- the ripor1 gene encoding rho family-interacting cell polarization regulator 1 isoform X3; the encoded protein is MSLSVRPVRRLTSRPISRSQSFTGVNTYDKHYRNLSVLSTAGLSRKPNRASRMFTMSTKSNPPLKIPQPERLDQVYEALKKGLQSYLHVHQMDLDSLSRQMKESKRNSRLGFLYELDKQVKVTERYMRRLEFHLSKIDELYEAYCLQRRLRDGANKMVKAYTSSTGSKEARESLAEANKGYKEYTENMCVLESDLENQLGEFHIKMKGLAGFARLCAGDQYEIFMKYGRQRWKLRGRIEINAKQVWDTEEMVFLPLISEFLSVKVTELKSLANHVVVGSVSCETKDLFAALPQMVAVDINDLGTIKLSLEVTWNPFDKDDQGSVASTVNKAPTVNKRFSTIFNQSPPDTPSLREQAFYNMLRRHEELENGTAWSNSSESSDDSSSPQLSVGGLHNSTQHKAVVVTPEIQPAVTGSTSPQPNISFCLRDSFFSTSNSTYKVNSGSEVPSIPKHHAKSNREEENGTITVMTKSDSEKDDSGKQSPIATDDGVANNNHISHSYLRSLSHISESSTDGTVLTDRSIGESGEVMSLASGISINDIVMEMPSRTPEPPSSTATDTDMSPKRLNVIKENTQDFTDQNQARKKHDALSSVPTCSSSSTAASESGDVMYIAQRVPVVEEISDSIAGGLPREDDGPVDRGLEDALRALVSSLGDYRGQFPELQLLEQELKLLQVTLKGGRHSHSPSVVSLTEETALGSFDFLNTSDWEDEEEEKGDKRSRNGRNSLYMGRSLQARGWDSPSIPASPLTSGCTTLDCSLVVHLQNCSAQLLHLGMFGPLRCREMYALDKLQREGQVFKIIRGLIKNNPRRPRQPAEVIPDLGPCLGAVSLWQQCVGQGSVYSVSAESFLTTLSTTYSTILPERANSIANTVFLCLLERVLDQRLPRRGSNRDRMMVTLFQLWSYIDGNSISDMETHITDLAEEVWLVQRLASCDQDIIVHTLRRSAECSLSREGLHTVAKLLKDPRGKVSASASSALRCLAAQPRQREQALVSCLELLEDENVDTRVCGCKALACLKAKESIDQLVYLCRTDKEEVRDAAKQALLVLGEEGKMAHRHVETSLDSIPRLFAPGSMASTAF